From a region of the Geminocystis sp. M7585_C2015_104 genome:
- the accB gene encoding acetyl-CoA carboxylase biotin carboxyl carrier protein, which translates to MPIDFNQLREFIEAIAKTDISELALKEGDFELTIHKAPPVPAPIPSKVESTVSPTPPVTPPPGPVLETPAVEGEKITSGTKTRENWVEITSPMVGTFYRAPAPGEPPFVEVGDIVSPGQVVCIIEAMKLMNEIEAEVGGRVMEIVVENGQPVEYGQTLMWIAPQP; encoded by the coding sequence GAGGCCATCGCTAAAACAGATATTTCTGAACTGGCTCTAAAAGAGGGGGATTTTGAGTTGACAATACACAAGGCTCCCCCTGTACCGGCCCCCATTCCCTCCAAAGTAGAGTCCACCGTTAGTCCCACCCCCCCAGTTACTCCTCCCCCTGGCCCGGTTTTGGAAACGCCCGCAGTGGAGGGAGAAAAAATCACTAGTGGCACCAAGACGAGAGAAAACTGGGTGGAGATCACCTCCCCCATGGTTGGAACCTTCTACCGCGCACCGGCCCCAGGGGAACCTCCCTTTGTGGAAGTGGGGGATATTGTCTCGCCCGGACAGGTGGTTTGTATTATTGAGGCCATGAAACTGATGAACGAAATCGAAGCGGAGGTTGGTGGCCGAGTGATGGAAATAGTAGTAGAAAACGGACAACCAGTGGAATACGGTCAAACACTGATGTGGATAGCGCCCCAACCATGA
- a CDS encoding phycobiliprotein lyase encodes MAIQEFVEKSLGSWRSLRSVHHLAFSYLEQVNSEIEIQSLAPDSPEVISLCQQYDIEPALARCPFKMSWEGESDWDENQELKGTTILVPIPDPDNPSRGRLLRDTGYAETIPAIAHYQILPDGTFVLTTKYDRASAEEKIWFANPNLRFRVSMIKTSEGRGVTTASFSSEIRIS; translated from the coding sequence ATGGCTATTCAGGAATTCGTGGAAAAATCCCTCGGCAGTTGGCGTTCGTTGCGCAGTGTCCACCATCTAGCCTTTAGTTATCTTGAGCAGGTGAATTCGGAAATTGAAATCCAATCCCTAGCACCAGATAGTCCAGAAGTTATCAGTCTGTGTCAACAGTATGACATTGAACCGGCCCTGGCTAGATGCCCCTTTAAAATGAGTTGGGAGGGAGAATCCGATTGGGATGAAAATCAAGAATTAAAGGGTACTACTATTCTAGTCCCTATACCAGACCCAGACAACCCCAGTCGCGGAAGACTGCTACGGGATACCGGTTATGCCGAAACCATCCCCGCCATTGCCCATTACCAAATCCTCCCCGATGGCACTTTTGTCCTAACCACTAAGTATGATAGGGCAAGTGCAGAAGAAAAAATCTGGTTTGCCAATCCCAACCTCCGCTTCCGGGTGTCTATGATTAAAACCAGTGAGGGAAGAGGTGTCACCACTGCCTCCTTCTCCTCAGAAATTAGAATCAGCTAA
- a CDS encoding SRPBCC family protein: MSDWLEHSVQIEVPASINLVWDLWSDLERMPQWMKWIDSVEILPENPSLSRWKLASSGFEFSWLSRIVKLQRHQIIQWESVDGLPNRGAVRFYPRHQSSIVRLTVAYGIPGILGKLMDSLFLGQIVESTLRADLERFREYVKKMDNNS, from the coding sequence ATGAGTGATTGGTTAGAACACAGTGTCCAAATTGAAGTGCCCGCCTCTATCAACTTGGTATGGGATTTGTGGTCAGACTTAGAAAGAATGCCCCAGTGGATGAAATGGATAGACTCGGTGGAAATTTTGCCGGAAAACCCCAGTTTATCCCGTTGGAAGTTGGCCAGTAGCGGTTTTGAATTCAGTTGGCTCTCCAGAATTGTCAAGTTACAAAGACATCAAATCATCCAGTGGGAATCAGTAGACGGGTTGCCCAACAGAGGGGCGGTGCGTTTTTATCCCCGTCACCAGTCTAGTATTGTGCGTTTGACGGTGGCTTATGGCATTCCCGGGATTTTAGGCAAACTGATGGACAGTCTTTTCCTGGGGCAGATTGTAGAATCCACCCTCAGGGCAGACTTAGAAAGATTCAGAGAATATGTTAAGAAAATGGATAATAATTCCTAG
- a CDS encoding DEAD/DEAH box helicase, translating to MNLTELDLTQLFPYKLDDFQQEAIYHLDQNKSVLVVAPTGAGKTVIGEYAIYRALNHGKRVFYTTPLKALSNQKFRDFQKKFGRTWLPELGIYEEVGLITGDVSINPNAPVVVMTTEIFRNMLYATPIGEVGTSLWNVQTVVLDECHYISEPSRGTVWEESIIYCPPHIQLVALSATIGNPEQLCDWINTVRRSVPGEDVSECVLINSDFRPVPLKFYFSHSQGLFPLLDEREKKLNPQLRKFLIPGKNGRFSPKDCPSVKTVVQQLQNNNMLPAIYVIFSRRACDEAVESLPYLNLVNVEESRQILLYLLHFLLIENIELQIKVVEFAKQEHKLAYDRILGFIADPDNGGEELVDYIIANPIFKARFLQFLASHSEVARTNQIEPLTRGIAAHHAGILPAWKELVERLFEMGLVKIVFATATLAAGINMPARTTVISALRKRSDDGHRLLTPSEFLQIAGRAGRRGMDKVGYVVTVQTPYEGVKMALQLAKAPPEPLRSQFTPSYGMVLNLLQKHTLEETKELLELSFAEYLARLQLAPQEEAIRSYTKRIAKLDVELAPFDAKELVGYEKLKERKKQEQKILKLFEKNWLQQRQKSIAPLLEDLPVGAIVHLNRQYKKNSYQVDGVFLHYHHSGNQKFLVCLGSDNCWYLASFQDVVDIDDGKIPLSFLDRLPTPHIEQTKVGVIAQGDEETLVVARAIADFAQERVMESEEIVYQRQRLEEIERQITAHPLHQVDNINKILKKHRKRQKLKQELAKVQVQYQRYKASSSYYWQEFLALVEVLQEFEALDGYTPTPLGETAAAIRVENELWLGLALTGGHLDYLQPHQLAGAITALTTEPLRGDLWVAYEPSAEVLEALGLRRDDDYGTIANYLHTPLSEIRRRLYQAQNRRSLTIPVWLERDLIGLAENWCLGASWEEICNNTTLDEGDIVRVLRRTVDVLMQLPQVPGLDLNLVKAAKEAVVNMKRFPVL from the coding sequence ATGAATCTGACTGAACTGGATTTGACACAGCTGTTTCCTTATAAGTTGGACGATTTCCAGCAAGAGGCAATTTACCATTTGGACCAAAATAAGTCAGTATTAGTAGTAGCCCCAACGGGAGCGGGGAAAACGGTAATAGGAGAATATGCTATTTATAGGGCACTAAACCATGGCAAGAGGGTATTTTATACTACTCCCCTAAAGGCGCTGTCTAATCAAAAGTTCCGGGATTTCCAGAAAAAATTTGGGCGCACCTGGCTACCAGAGTTGGGCATCTATGAAGAAGTGGGTTTGATCACAGGGGATGTCTCTATCAACCCCAATGCCCCAGTGGTCGTAATGACTACTGAAATATTTCGTAATATGCTTTATGCGACACCAATAGGGGAGGTGGGGACGTCTCTTTGGAATGTCCAGACTGTAGTGCTAGATGAGTGCCACTACATCAGTGAACCTTCCAGGGGAACAGTATGGGAAGAGTCAATTATATATTGTCCACCACATATCCAGTTGGTGGCCCTGTCCGCTACCATAGGCAATCCTGAACAATTATGTGACTGGATTAATACAGTTCGTAGGTCAGTGCCGGGGGAGGATGTGAGCGAATGTGTTTTGATTAATTCCGATTTTCGCCCCGTGCCCCTGAAATTTTATTTTAGTCACAGTCAGGGTTTATTTCCCTTGTTGGATGAGAGGGAGAAAAAATTAAATCCTCAGTTGAGAAAATTTCTAATTCCTGGAAAAAATGGGAGATTTAGTCCTAAGGATTGTCCCAGTGTCAAAACCGTTGTTCAACAGTTACAAAATAATAACATGTTGCCCGCGATTTATGTCATTTTCAGTCGCAGGGCTTGTGATGAAGCGGTGGAATCTCTCCCCTATTTGAATCTAGTAAATGTTGAGGAAAGCCGTCAGATTTTACTCTATCTACTTCATTTTCTCCTCATTGAGAACATAGAATTGCAGATTAAAGTAGTGGAATTTGCTAAACAAGAACATAAACTGGCCTATGATAGAATTTTAGGTTTTATTGCTGACCCCGACAATGGGGGGGAGGAATTAGTAGATTATATTATCGCTAACCCTATTTTTAAGGCTCGTTTCTTGCAATTTTTAGCCTCACACAGTGAAGTGGCAAGAACAAATCAAATTGAGCCCCTCACCCGTGGCATAGCCGCCCACCATGCGGGAATTTTACCGGCCTGGAAGGAGTTGGTAGAGCGCCTGTTTGAAATGGGATTGGTGAAGATTGTATTTGCCACGGCCACCCTGGCGGCGGGGATAAACATGCCGGCACGTACTACAGTGATTTCTGCCCTGAGGAAAAGAAGTGATGACGGCCACCGACTGTTGACCCCCTCAGAATTCCTGCAGATTGCTGGTAGGGCAGGCAGGAGGGGAATGGACAAGGTGGGTTATGTGGTAACAGTACAAACCCCCTATGAGGGGGTCAAAATGGCCCTACAACTGGCTAAGGCTCCACCTGAGCCCCTTCGCAGTCAGTTTACCCCCAGCTATGGAATGGTGCTCAACCTGTTGCAAAAACACACCCTGGAGGAGACTAAAGAGTTATTAGAGTTGAGCTTTGCCGAGTATCTGGCCCGACTTCAATTGGCTCCCCAAGAGGAGGCCATTCGCTCTTACACTAAAAGGATTGCTAAACTGGATGTAGAATTGGCCCCCTTCGATGCTAAAGAACTAGTGGGTTATGAAAAACTAAAAGAAAGAAAGAAACAGGAGCAGAAAATCCTCAAATTATTCGAGAAAAACTGGTTACAGCAGCGACAAAAATCCATTGCTCCCCTGTTAGAAGACTTGCCAGTGGGTGCTATTGTCCATCTGAATCGGCAGTATAAGAAAAATTCCTACCAGGTGGATGGGGTTTTCCTGCACTACCACCACAGTGGTAATCAAAAATTCCTAGTTTGTCTTGGCAGTGATAATTGCTGGTATTTAGCCTCTTTTCAGGATGTAGTGGACATAGATGACGGCAAAATTCCCCTATCCTTCCTAGATAGACTCCCAACACCCCACATTGAACAGACAAAAGTGGGTGTAATTGCCCAGGGGGATGAGGAGACTCTGGTGGTGGCTAGGGCTATTGCCGATTTTGCCCAAGAGAGAGTAATGGAGAGTGAGGAGATTGTCTATCAAAGGCAGCGGCTAGAGGAGATAGAAAGACAGATTACAGCTCACCCTCTCCATCAGGTAGACAATATCAACAAAATCCTCAAAAAGCATCGAAAAAGACAGAAATTAAAACAGGAACTGGCCAAGGTCCAAGTGCAATATCAACGCTATAAGGCTAGCAGCTCATACTACTGGCAGGAATTCCTGGCCCTGGTGGAGGTATTACAAGAATTTGAGGCCCTAGACGGGTATACCCCTACTCCCCTGGGGGAAACGGCGGCGGCTATCAGGGTTGAAAATGAATTGTGGTTGGGGTTGGCCTTAACCGGAGGACATTTGGACTACTTGCAGCCCCATCAGTTGGCGGGAGCCATTACTGCCCTTACTACTGAACCCTTGAGGGGGGATTTGTGGGTAGCCTATGAGCCATCAGCGGAGGTGTTGGAGGCTCTCGGTTTACGTCGAGACGATGACTATGGAACTATCGCCAACTACCTCCACACCCCTTTATCGGAAATCCGTCGCCGCCTATACCAGGCCCAAAACCGTCGCTCCCTTACAATACCGGTATGGCTGGAGCGTGACTTAATTGGTTTGGCGGAGAATTGGTGTTTGGGCGCCAGCTGGGAGGAGATTTGTAACAATACCACCCTGGATGAGGGGGACATAGTGAGGGTTTTACGACGCACAGTAGATGTGTTGATGCAGCTTCCCCAAGTGCCAGGACTGGACTTAAATTTAGTAAAAGCCGCAAAAGAAGCGGTGGTCAACATGAAACGCTTTCCTGTATTATAG
- a CDS encoding phycobilisome linker polypeptide → MVFGPASILGVSLFEETPPIERTPDCSADDLERIIRAVYRQILGNAYVMESERALVPESRFKGGELSVREFIRAVAKSDLYKSRFFDTCPRYRFIELNFKHFLGRTPANLEEMRAHSTILDTQGYEAEIDSYLDSDEYQNAFGENIVPYYRGYKTEPGRTMVEFTHMFALFRGPAGSDLKGSLAGKSPVLNKYVIQEIPIPVIPPSGGAPGDGWAFSEPVTARTRLGVGASEDGKVYRVEVTAYRSLGAVNRVSKFRRSNKVYLVPYNQLSEVYQRVHKEGGVIASITPV, encoded by the coding sequence ATGGTTTTTGGGCCAGCGTCCATTTTAGGAGTAAGTCTGTTTGAGGAAACCCCACCCATCGAAAGGACCCCCGACTGTAGTGCGGATGACCTAGAAAGAATTATCCGCGCTGTATACCGTCAGATTCTGGGTAATGCCTATGTGATGGAAAGCGAAAGGGCATTGGTGCCAGAATCCAGGTTTAAAGGAGGAGAACTAAGCGTACGAGAATTTATCCGGGCAGTGGCAAAAAGCGACCTGTATAAGTCCCGTTTCTTCGACACCTGCCCCCGTTATCGCTTTATTGAGCTGAATTTCAAACACTTTTTGGGTCGGACCCCCGCTAACCTGGAGGAAATGAGGGCTCACAGCACCATCCTCGATACCCAGGGGTATGAAGCGGAAATCGACTCCTATCTAGACAGCGACGAGTATCAAAATGCCTTTGGGGAGAACATAGTGCCCTACTACCGCGGTTACAAGACCGAGCCTGGGCGCACTATGGTTGAATTCACCCATATGTTTGCTCTGTTCAGGGGGCCAGCAGGCAGTGATCTGAAAGGCAGTCTCGCCGGTAAGTCTCCCGTGTTGAACAAGTATGTGATCCAAGAAATACCCATCCCAGTAATACCCCCATCCGGTGGCGCACCAGGAGACGGCTGGGCCTTCTCCGAACCAGTCACCGCCCGCACCCGTCTTGGTGTCGGCGCTAGCGAAGACGGAAAGGTATATCGGGTAGAAGTCACTGCCTATCGCTCCCTCGGCGCCGTCAATCGTGTTTCTAAATTCCGTCGTAGCAACAAAGTATATCTTGTGCCCTACAATCAACTGTCCGAAGTATACCAGAGAGTTCACAAAGAGGGTGGCGTAATTGCTAGCATCACCCCCGTATAA
- a CDS encoding chromophore lyase CpcT/CpeT yields MSDKKKELLAAFCRCLAGQFSNKKQAFTNPQLFAHIHVFFRPLPWDFFGGIGFYSEQVYDYDMWKPYRQGVHRLIPGDDYVYVENYALKNPIWYAGSGHNRSILETITPDVIERRYNCSMIFKRENGKFVGQVEGNKCIIKKGDYLTYLVSDVELTETTFVSWDRGLDVNTHQQKWGSEYGALHFEKITDFSSEIPWEKL; encoded by the coding sequence ATGTCTGATAAAAAAAAGGAACTATTGGCAGCATTTTGTCGCTGTTTGGCAGGGCAATTTAGTAATAAAAAACAGGCCTTTACTAACCCCCAACTGTTCGCCCATATTCATGTTTTTTTCCGGCCATTACCCTGGGACTTTTTTGGAGGAATCGGCTTCTATTCGGAACAAGTATACGACTATGATATGTGGAAACCTTACCGTCAAGGAGTGCACAGACTAATACCAGGAGATGATTATGTCTACGTGGAAAATTATGCCTTAAAAAACCCCATATGGTATGCTGGTTCAGGACACAATCGTTCGATCTTAGAAACAATTACCCCTGATGTTATTGAAAGACGTTACAACTGCTCGATGATTTTTAAAAGAGAAAATGGCAAGTTTGTCGGCCAAGTAGAGGGCAATAAATGTATCATCAAAAAAGGGGACTACCTCACCTATTTAGTGAGTGATGTGGAACTTACAGAAACAACATTTGTCAGTTGGGACAGAGGCCTAGATGTAAACACCCATCAACAAAAATGGGGCTCAGAATACGGGGCACTACACTTTGAAAAAATTACTGACTTCTCCTCAGAAATCCCTTGGGAAAAATTATAA
- a CDS encoding TIGR04222 domain-containing membrane protein — protein MDSQQEKLYQKIQEFSFDISFRKRLARENNWSEEFTELAIAEYKKFAFLAVAANHPVSPSEVIDKVWHLHLIYTHSYWQDFCPKFLGKPLHHIPSKGGVSERKKHQKMYRETLASYERFFGECPPAAVWAPPHLHLSNDNSFNFGKLKCGVLDSKKIYNLLLLNTVVFSLTGCAIAFNPLELPGHKFLIFYGILTPVVFFVVDKIRYFFNKPHNNPLGSNPKLDAVEVGYLAGGAERAIETAIASLVEKQVLGVVTTERSLEVINEPKDIGELEKKIVEMVRENSRIWEIKSKAKSATKSIEEKLLKLGLLADRKKFNQKAFWSSTLPVILVILLGIAKIIVGIQRQKPVGFLVIMVLFFSIIALTLLQPPFRSGWGEKFLQDVRKRYATTTYTPLALAIFGYTVLASSPLAELYSILAPVTTSSGSGGDGGSSCGSSCGSGCGGGCGGCGGGD, from the coding sequence ATGGACAGCCAACAGGAAAAACTCTATCAAAAAATACAGGAGTTTTCTTTTGACATTTCTTTCCGCAAAAGACTGGCCAGGGAAAATAATTGGAGTGAGGAATTTACGGAGCTGGCCATTGCTGAGTACAAAAAATTTGCCTTCTTGGCAGTGGCAGCAAATCATCCAGTCTCCCCTTCAGAAGTGATAGATAAAGTCTGGCATTTGCACCTGATTTACACCCACTCCTACTGGCAAGATTTCTGCCCTAAATTTCTGGGAAAACCCCTGCACCATATACCGAGCAAGGGGGGAGTGTCGGAGAGAAAAAAACACCAAAAAATGTACCGGGAAACCCTGGCAAGTTATGAAAGATTTTTTGGAGAATGCCCCCCGGCGGCTGTTTGGGCTCCTCCCCATTTACACCTATCAAATGATAATTCGTTCAATTTTGGAAAGCTAAAATGTGGGGTTTTAGACAGCAAAAAAATTTATAATTTGCTCCTATTAAACACTGTTGTTTTTTCTCTGACAGGCTGCGCCATCGCCTTCAATCCCCTCGAACTACCGGGACATAAGTTTCTTATATTCTATGGGATTTTAACTCCAGTAGTCTTTTTTGTGGTAGATAAAATCAGATACTTTTTCAACAAACCCCACAACAATCCCCTGGGATCTAACCCAAAATTAGACGCTGTGGAAGTGGGATACCTAGCGGGAGGCGCGGAAAGGGCTATAGAAACCGCAATTGCATCTCTGGTGGAAAAACAAGTATTGGGGGTAGTCACAACAGAAAGAAGTTTGGAAGTGATTAATGAGCCGAAAGATATAGGCGAATTAGAGAAAAAGATAGTGGAAATGGTAAGAGAAAATAGTAGGATATGGGAGATAAAATCAAAAGCAAAGTCGGCCACAAAATCCATTGAAGAGAAACTGTTAAAGTTGGGACTATTAGCCGATAGGAAAAAATTTAACCAGAAAGCATTTTGGAGTAGCACTCTGCCGGTAATTCTGGTTATATTGTTGGGGATAGCCAAAATTATTGTGGGAATACAACGACAAAAACCAGTAGGATTTCTAGTTATTATGGTTTTATTTTTTTCCATTATTGCATTGACCCTATTACAACCTCCCTTTCGCAGTGGCTGGGGAGAAAAATTCTTACAAGATGTCAGAAAACGTTACGCCACCACCACCTACACCCCCTTGGCATTGGCTATATTCGGCTACACGGTATTGGCATCTAGTCCACTTGCTGAATTGTATAGCATCTTGGCACCCGTCACCACCTCCTCCGGCAGCGGTGGCGATGGCGGCAGCAGTTGTGGCAGCAGTTGTGGCAGTGGTTGTGGCGGTGGTTGTGGTGGCTGTGGCGGTGGCGACTGA
- a CDS encoding 15,16-dihydrobiliverdin:ferredoxin oxidoreductase: protein MYQAFKEFLEQELAAHFELRPRPIPQGLEYKVSERGRNRAVIQSWCFQCPQLRKIRYTYIDAGESAQIFNSVIYPAHHYDLPLLGIDFLSFSNKKHLVVLDFQPLFRDEAYLQKYIAPMAPIREKYADLAQNLEMKFYDANRYFSPNLLFAKTDAESIQKRLFPAYQEYLRLYWQLVEQAEPLSSPEDIERIVQAQKDYDQYSAERDPAHGLFSSYFGHEWATRFLHEFLFEDSVPLTVVNK from the coding sequence ATGTATCAGGCTTTTAAAGAATTTCTGGAACAAGAATTGGCGGCTCATTTCGAGTTGCGACCTCGTCCCATCCCCCAGGGGTTAGAATACAAGGTAAGTGAAAGAGGAAGGAATAGGGCAGTAATCCAGAGTTGGTGTTTTCAGTGTCCCCAGTTGCGCAAAATCCGCTACACTTACATAGACGCCGGCGAATCAGCCCAGATTTTCAACAGTGTAATCTATCCAGCCCACCATTACGATTTGCCCCTGTTGGGGATAGATTTTCTCTCCTTTAGCAACAAGAAACACCTGGTGGTATTAGACTTTCAGCCTCTATTCAGGGATGAAGCCTATTTACAGAAATATATTGCCCCCATGGCGCCCATTCGGGAGAAATACGCCGATTTGGCCCAAAATCTGGAGATGAAATTCTACGATGCCAACCGCTATTTTTCTCCCAATCTCCTGTTTGCTAAAACCGATGCCGAGTCCATTCAAAAGCGACTGTTCCCCGCCTATCAGGAATATCTACGATTATACTGGCAACTGGTAGAGCAGGCCGAGCCCTTATCCTCTCCAGAAGACATTGAGAGAATCGTCCAGGCCCAAAAGGACTATGATCAGTATAGTGCAGAAAGGGATCCAGCTCATGGTCTGTTTAGTAGTTATTTTGGCCATGAGTGGGCTACCCGTTTCCTCCACGAGTTTTTATTTGAAGACTCTGTGCCCCTCACTGTAGTTAACAAGTAG
- a CDS encoding precorrin-8X methylmutase — MEWNILAAQNFNIIEQKIPKEGFSPAEYEIVRRVVYSSGDLEYAGQVKFAHQPLTAGAAALQKRVPIIVDAMAIRTEISTLLERTFVNPIACLDSVATPQKQRQELALRHPQAIYVVGKNLLWLSLLLELVKSSQISPSLIVATPAGFTRKEKISRQLKLSNIPHIRVDSSKGGISPAIAIVKGLITLAWLAYNQTMEG; from the coding sequence TTGGAGTGGAATATACTGGCAGCCCAGAATTTTAACATCATTGAACAGAAAATTCCGAAAGAAGGATTCTCCCCAGCTGAGTATGAGATTGTCCGGCGGGTGGTTTATAGTAGTGGGGATTTGGAGTACGCGGGGCAGGTTAAATTCGCACACCAACCCCTTACTGCTGGGGCAGCGGCCCTTCAAAAAAGGGTGCCTATTATTGTCGACGCCATGGCAATCCGCACAGAAATCAGTACCCTCTTAGAAAGAACCTTTGTCAACCCCATTGCCTGTTTGGATTCTGTGGCCACCCCCCAAAAACAGAGGCAAGAGTTGGCCCTCCGTCACCCCCAGGCCATTTATGTAGTGGGCAAGAATTTGTTGTGGTTATCTCTGCTGTTGGAGTTGGTCAAATCCTCTCAAATAAGTCCCAGTTTGATTGTGGCCACCCCCGCCGGTTTCACCCGCAAGGAAAAAATAAGTCGTCAGTTAAAGCTCAGTAACATCCCCCACATCCGTGTCGACAGTAGTAAGGGTGGCATATCCCCGGCCATAGCCATTGTTAAGGGGCTAATTACCCTGGCCTGGCTTGCCTATAATCAAACTATGGAGGGCTAG
- a CDS encoding 4Fe-4S binding protein has protein sequence MKKRVTLTFPRNVVQMPLTYLLAKEFNVAANIIRAQVAPNQVGKLVLELSGDIDQLEAAIDWMKSQQIEVALTTGEIIIDEESCVHCGLCTGVCPTESLTLNPVTYKLQFRRQTCIVCEQCIPTCPLQAISSNL, from the coding sequence ATGAAGAAAAGAGTCACCCTGACATTTCCCCGCAACGTGGTACAAATGCCCCTCACCTACCTTTTGGCAAAGGAATTCAATGTGGCAGCCAATATAATTCGCGCACAAGTGGCACCAAATCAGGTGGGGAAGCTGGTATTAGAATTGTCGGGGGATATAGATCAACTGGAAGCTGCCATTGATTGGATGAAGAGTCAACAGATTGAAGTAGCTCTTACTACAGGAGAGATTATAATTGATGAGGAGAGTTGCGTCCACTGCGGCTTATGTACAGGTGTATGTCCAACAGAATCTCTGACCCTCAACCCAGTTACATATAAACTACAATTCCGCCGTCAAACTTGTATTGTATGTGAACAGTGCATCCCCACCTGCCCATTACAAGCCATTAGTAGTAATTTATAG
- a CDS encoding thioredoxin family protein, with translation MVENNKETLPIQKLVIALVAVVLGVVLVISTKSTLKQESLETQAASSTPLEVALSNGKPSMIEFYAPWCTTCQMMAGDLASLKKEYEGKVNFVMLNVDNSNWLPEILKYDVNGIPHFVFLNFRGEAVGQAIGEQPLAVLKANLEALVASQPLPYNNSRGSTSGFNPQSQLQQGNRENPTNHGHPH, from the coding sequence ATGGTGGAAAACAACAAGGAAACCCTCCCCATACAGAAACTGGTGATTGCCCTCGTGGCTGTGGTGCTTGGCGTTGTTTTAGTAATAAGCACAAAAAGCACTCTGAAACAGGAATCTTTGGAAACCCAGGCCGCTTCGTCCACCCCCTTAGAGGTGGCCCTTAGTAATGGCAAGCCCAGTATGATTGAATTTTATGCCCCCTGGTGTACTACTTGTCAAATGATGGCGGGAGATTTAGCCTCCCTCAAGAAGGAATATGAGGGGAAGGTAAATTTTGTAATGCTGAACGTAGACAACAGTAACTGGTTGCCGGAAATTCTCAAGTACGACGTCAACGGAATACCCCACTTTGTCTTCCTAAACTTTAGGGGGGAAGCGGTGGGTCAGGCCATTGGCGAACAACCTCTAGCTGTGCTAAAAGCCAATCTAGAGGCTTTAGTGGCAAGTCAACCCCTACCCTATAATAATTCCCGGGGTAGTACCTCTGGATTCAACCCCCAAAGTCAACTGCAACAGGGGAATAGGGAAAACCCCACAAATCATGGTCATCCCCACTAG
- a CDS encoding phycobilisome rod-core linker polypeptide, producing MAFVMDAPVELRDLSPESVDQVIRAVYRQVLGNPHIMESERLVSAESRLRSGQLTVREFVREVAKSEFYRRRYFYSCPPYRFVELNFKHLLGRAPQEQAEVSEHVRICNEQGFEAEIDSYIDSAEYQQKFGENIVPYYQGARTQPGHRQVVYNRTLNLWGGYASVDSARKSPRLLQAIAVGTDNKITLPSTGGRSGYKDATDKMFKIVAKGFKFDSPRRVSTTVYLVPGNRMSPQIQRIQRAGGTIVSITEVV from the coding sequence ATGGCTTTTGTAATGGATGCCCCAGTAGAATTGCGGGATTTGTCCCCTGAAAGTGTAGACCAAGTAATCCGTGCCGTCTACCGTCAGGTGTTGGGCAACCCCCACATCATGGAAAGCGAGCGTCTGGTATCTGCCGAATCCCGTCTGCGCAGTGGCCAGTTGACTGTAAGGGAATTCGTGCGGGAGGTAGCCAAGTCCGAATTCTACCGTCGTCGCTACTTCTACTCCTGCCCCCCCTATCGTTTTGTGGAACTGAATTTTAAACACCTGTTAGGACGTGCCCCACAGGAGCAAGCCGAAGTCTCCGAACACGTCCGCATCTGCAATGAACAGGGCTTTGAAGCAGAAATTGACTCCTACATCGACAGTGCCGAATATCAGCAAAAATTCGGCGAAAATATAGTTCCCTACTATCAAGGGGCTCGGACTCAACCTGGCCACCGACAAGTGGTTTACAACCGTACCCTCAATCTGTGGGGCGGCTATGCCAGTGTTGACAGTGCCCGCAAATCCCCTCGTCTGTTGCAGGCCATCGCCGTCGGCACCGACAACAAAATCACACTGCCTTCAACAGGTGGTCGTTCCGGCTACAAAGATGCTACCGACAAAATGTTTAAGATTGTGGCCAAAGGCTTCAAGTTTGACTCCCCCCGTCGAGTTAGCACTACTGTATATCTGGTGCCCGGCAACAGAATGAGCCCCCAAATCCAACGCATCCAACGCGCCGGCGGCACTATTGTCAGCATAACTGAAGTGGTATAG